A genomic segment from Glycine max cultivar Williams 82 chromosome 1, Glycine_max_v4.0, whole genome shotgun sequence encodes:
- the LOC121174761 gene encoding uncharacterized mitochondrial protein AtMg00810-like, translating to MTAEIKALESNNTWTLVPLLVGKQCISCRCFLGSLKYFLGLGIAKSSKGIVPTPRKYALSLLEDTGFLGCKPSSLPMDPNLKLSMLNGELLLDPLMYRRLLGSLMYLTISRPDITFDVNKLSQYMQNPRKPHLYVMHHLLQYIKGTLGQGLHFPTSNSFNLSAYADADWGGWLDTRRSTFGSCVFLGDALISWK from the exons ATGACTGCTGAGATCAAAGCTTTGGAATCCAATAACACATGGACCTTAGTTCCCCTTCTAGTTGGAAAACAATGCATTAGCTGCAG GTGCTTCCTTGGTTCCTTGAAATATTTTCTGGGTCTGGGAATTGCAAAATCCAGCAAGGGCATTGTCCCGACTCCGCGAAAATATGCTCTTTCTCTGTTAGAAGATACTGGCTTCCTTGGCTGCAAACCATCTTCTCTTCCAATGGATCCAAATTTAAAGCTTAGCATGCTCAATGGTGAATTACTACTTGATCCCTTAATGTACAGGCGTTTACTTGGTAGCCTAATGTATCTAACTATTTCAAGGCCAGATATTACATTTGATGTTAACAAGCTAAGCCAGTACATGCAGAATCCAAGGAAACCTCATCTATATGTTATGCATCATCTTCTCCAATACATCAAAGGTACTCTAGGTCAAGGTCTTCATTTTCCAACAAGTAATTCCTTCAATTTGTCTGCCTATGCAGATGCTGATTGGGGAGGATGGTTGGACACACGCAGATCCACATTTGGTTCCTGTGTGTTTCTAGGAGATGCTTTAATATCAtggaagtaa
- the LOC100775184 gene encoding non-specific lipid-transfer protein 1 isoform X1 translates to MASLKFACVVAVICMVVVITAPMTNAITCGEVARSLSPCINYLRSRRGGSPEAECCRGVTSLNRAASNTADRRTACNCLKSVAASISGLNANNAASLPGRCRVRVPYRISTSTNCNSVHSIAGSGNESCMDPGRKKWKGNFSIAQYYISFCHCRVIINKSKGDDW, encoded by the exons ATGGCTAGCCTCAAGTTTGCATGCGTAGTTGCGGTGATATGCATGGTTGTGGTGATCACTGCACCCATGACAAATGCCATCACGTGCGGGGAAGTAGCCAGATCCCTATCTCCATGCATCAATTACCTTCGGAGCCGCCGCGGCGGATCACCGGAGGCGGAATGCTGCAGAGGAGTCACGAGCCTCAACCGCGCCGCCAGTAACACCGCCGACCGACGCACCGCGTGCAATTGCCTGAAATCCGTTGCCGCTTCTATTTCTGGTTTAAATGCCAACAACGCAGCTTCACTCCCCGGGAGATGTAGAGTCAGGGTGCCCTACAGGATCAGCACCTCCACCAACTGCAACAG TGTGCATTCAATTGCAGGATCAGGTAATGAATCGTGCATGGATCCGGGGAGGAAGAAATGGAAGGGAAATTTTTCAATAGCACAATACTATATATCATTTTGTCATTGTAgagttataattaataaatcaaaggGCGATGACTGGTGA
- the LOC100775184 gene encoding non-specific lipid-transfer protein 1 isoform X2: MASLKFACVVAVICMVVVITAPMTNAITCGEVARSLSPCINYLRSRRGGSPEAECCRGVTSLNRAASNTADRRTACNCLKSVAASISGLNANNAASLPGRCRVRVPYRISTSTNCNRIR, encoded by the exons ATGGCTAGCCTCAAGTTTGCATGCGTAGTTGCGGTGATATGCATGGTTGTGGTGATCACTGCACCCATGACAAATGCCATCACGTGCGGGGAAGTAGCCAGATCCCTATCTCCATGCATCAATTACCTTCGGAGCCGCCGCGGCGGATCACCGGAGGCGGAATGCTGCAGAGGAGTCACGAGCCTCAACCGCGCCGCCAGTAACACCGCCGACCGACGCACCGCGTGCAATTGCCTGAAATCCGTTGCCGCTTCTATTTCTGGTTTAAATGCCAACAACGCAGCTTCACTCCCCGGGAGATGTAGAGTCAGGGTGCCCTACAGGATCAGCACCTCCACCAACTGCAACAG GATCAGGTAA
- the LOC102664050 gene encoding uncharacterized protein, with amino-acid sequence MALIPKTSHPQSLNDYKPISLIGCMYKVIAKLLANRLRSVIFGIEASWENVLVLKAMLRGFEMASGLKINYAKTQFGIFGQCCYLILYCRVSVWDLLLFSCKVDLVCIQETKREDFNKNICQAIWGDSTAQWDCVPSVQAAGGLLCMWNNSTFEVDKREKGRSFLLLEGICISNNQKLLIVNVYAPCDLVGKKALWDDLRQLKASNPGGLWCVIGDFNSIRSSEERISLSQRRVDPHDISVFNQWISDMELQEIKCVGSSYTWIRPNGYVKSRLDRFLVSEQWLSLWPESCQHVLQRDISDHCPMILQTNMVDWGPKPFRVFDWWLQQKGYQKMVREAWSNDQQGGLGGIVLKNKLKNLKAAIKQWSKGVGNIDVNKIFSIQQKLNEVEDLASNRILSDQELKVRNSLQQELWNVSNAVESLLRQKSRATWLKEGDCNSGYFHRIINYRRAFNAIPNIFIDGVWVQQPNTVKNAAANFFHT; translated from the coding sequence ATGGCCCTTATTCCTAAAACAAGTCATCCTCAATCTTTAAATGATTACAAGCCTATTTCTCTCATTGGGTGTATGTATAAAGTCATAGCCAAGCTTTTGGCAAACAGGCTGAGGAGTGTCATTTTTGGTATTGAGGCTTCTTGGGAGAATGTTCTTGTCTTGAAGGCAATGCTTAGAGGCTTTGAGATGGCCTCTGGTCTGAAAATTAATTATGCTAAAACTCAGTTTGGgatctttggccaatgctgttatttaattttgtattgcaGAGTTTCAGTTTGGGATCTTTTGCTTTTTTCTTGCAAGGTGGACCTTGTGTGTATCCAAGAGACCAAAAGGGAGGACTTTAATAAGAACATTTGTCAAGCCATTTGGGGGGACTCGACTGCTCAGTGGGATTGTGTTCCTTCTGTGCAAGCTGCTGGTGGCCTGCTATGTATGTGGAATAACTCCACTTTTGAGGTAGATAAGAGGGAGAAAGGTAGAAGTTTCTTATTGCTTGAAGGGATATGCATTAGCAATAATCAAAAGTTGTTGATTGTCAATGTCTATGCTCCATGTGATCTTGTTGGGAAGAAAGCTTTATGGGATGACCTGAGGCAATTGAAGGCCTCTAATCCAGGGGGATTGTGGTGTGTTATTGGGGACTTTAATAGCATTAGAAGTTCAGAGGAAAGAATCAGCTTATCTCAAAGAAGGGTAGACCCACATGACATCTCAGTTTTCAATCAGTGGATTTCTGATATGGAGCTTCAGGAAATTAAGTGTGTTGGGTCTAGCTATACCTGGATTAGGCCTAATGGTTATGTAAAAAGTAGGCTTGATAGATTCTTGGTCTCAGAGCAATGGTTATCTTTGTGGCCTGAGAGTTGCCAACATGTTCTACAAAGGGATATCTCTGATCATTGTCCAATGATTCTGCAAACTAACATGGTGGATTGGGGTCCTAAGCCCTTTAGGGTGTTTGACTGGTGGCTGCAGCAGAAAGGGTATCAAAAAATGGTGAGGGAGGCCTGGAGTAATGATCAGCAGGGAGGTTTGGGGGGTATTGTCCTTAAAAATAAGCTAAAAAACTTGAAAGCTGCTATAAAACAGTGGAGTAAGGGAGTGGGGAATATTGATGTCAATAAGATATTCAGCATTCAGCAGAAATTAAATGAGGTGGAGGATCTAGCCTCTAATCGAATTTTGTCTGACCAAGAGCTCAAGGTCAGAAATTCCCTTCAGCAAGAATTATGGAATGTTTCAAATGCAGTGGAATCTCTTTTGAGACAAAAATCTAGGGCAACATGGTTGAAGGAAGGGGACTGCAACTCTGGTTATTTCCACAGAATAATAAATTACAGGAGAGCTTTCAATGCTATTCCAAACATCTTTATTGATGGTGTGTGGGTCCAGCAACCCAATACGGTGAAGAATGCAGCTGCTAATTTTTTTCATACCTAA